Proteins encoded by one window of Pradoshia eiseniae:
- a CDS encoding NAD kinase — MDNRKNIYFYYKKDKDILERIEAIKASTDKYGFSTVKDPAEANIIVSIGDDGTFLQAVRKTDFREDCLYAGISLDKKLNMYCDFYINDTEKMVEAVTTPVIEVRKYPTIEVTIDNEYSFDCLNECSFRSSLIKTFVIEVHIDNQLFETFRGDGMVVATPTGSTAYNKSLNGAVVDPTLHCMQVSEIASLNNNHYRTLGSSFILGSERVLSLQLSKTGDDYPIIGMDNEAMSIQHIERLDFRLSGRTIKTVKLRDNSFWEKVQRSFL; from the coding sequence ATGGATAACCGCAAGAACATCTATTTTTACTACAAGAAAGACAAGGATATTCTCGAACGAATTGAGGCCATTAAAGCAAGCACAGATAAGTATGGGTTTAGCACCGTAAAAGATCCTGCAGAAGCAAATATCATCGTCAGCATCGGTGATGACGGCACATTCCTGCAAGCTGTTCGAAAGACAGATTTCAGAGAGGACTGTCTCTATGCAGGGATTTCCCTCGACAAGAAATTGAATATGTATTGTGATTTTTATATTAATGATACAGAGAAGATGGTTGAAGCTGTTACGACACCTGTCATCGAGGTAAGGAAGTACCCGACGATAGAAGTGACAATTGATAATGAATACAGCTTTGATTGTCTGAACGAATGCTCCTTCCGTTCTTCCTTAATCAAGACCTTTGTCATCGAAGTCCATATTGATAACCAGCTTTTCGAGACTTTCCGCGGTGATGGAATGGTCGTTGCTACTCCTACTGGTTCAACTGCCTACAATAAGTCCCTCAATGGCGCTGTCGTTGACCCAACATTGCATTGTATGCAGGTGAGCGAAATCGCATCCCTGAATAATAATCATTACCGGACATTAGGCTCCTCCTTTATCCTTGGAAGTGAACGCGTTCTCTCCCTCCAGCTATCAAAAACAGGAGATGATTATCCAATCATCGGGATGGACAATGAGGCGATGAGCATTCAGCATATCGAGCGATTAGATTTCCGACTCAGCGGCCGTACGATTAAGACGGTCAAGCTGCGCGATAATTCCTTCTGGGAAAAGGTGCAAAGGTCATTCTTATAA